In Sphingobacteriaceae bacterium, the following proteins share a genomic window:
- a CDS encoding ribonuclease BN, with translation MKINKAAFKSGWSITKDSFSEFSDDKVLKLSAALAYYTIFSLPSMLIVIIGLCSIFYGKDAIQGEIFTEISGFIGKDAALQVQDVLKNTTLHHDNVLTTIVGFLTLLVAATGMFGEIQDSINSIWGLQTKPKKGFIKLLLNRLMSFSMVVVLGFILLVSLVLNALLEGLLHRLERYFSESVINYFFVLDYGLIIIATTVLFASILKVLPDAKIHWRDVWTGAFTTCLLFLLGKFLIGYYLKHNSSITAYGAAGSLILILLWVYYSAIILYFGAEFTQVYVRHKNRKIEPNKYAVWVEKNTVEKKLNTQINEHTTTIDNKVEKPS, from the coding sequence ATGAAAATTAATAAAGCCGCGTTTAAAAGCGGATGGTCAATAACCAAAGATTCTTTCAGTGAATTCAGCGACGATAAGGTGCTTAAACTAAGCGCTGCACTGGCATACTACACTATCTTTTCACTGCCGTCTATGCTCATTGTGATCATTGGTCTTTGCAGTATATTCTATGGTAAGGATGCTATTCAGGGTGAGATTTTTACAGAGATCAGCGGCTTTATTGGTAAGGATGCTGCTCTGCAGGTTCAGGATGTTTTAAAAAACACAACTTTGCACCACGATAATGTGCTTACAACCATTGTGGGGTTTTTAACGCTCCTGGTAGCAGCTACAGGAATGTTCGGCGAGATTCAGGATTCGATTAATTCGATATGGGGTTTACAAACCAAACCAAAAAAAGGATTTATAAAATTATTGCTTAACCGCCTGATGTCTTTTTCAATGGTGGTTGTTCTGGGATTTATTCTCCTGGTTTCGCTGGTGTTAAATGCTTTGTTAGAAGGATTACTGCACCGGCTCGAGCGCTATTTTTCAGAAAGTGTTATCAATTACTTTTTTGTGCTTGATTACGGGTTGATAATTATAGCAACAACGGTTTTATTTGCTTCCATTTTAAAAGTTTTACCCGATGCCAAAATTCATTGGCGCGATGTATGGACAGGAGCTTTTACAACTTGTTTGCTTTTTTTGTTAGGCAAATTTTTGATCGGTTATTATTTAAAACACAATTCGAGTATTACTGCGTATGGTGCAGCCGGTTCGCTTATTCTTATCTTACTTTGGGTATATTATTCCGCCATCATCCTGTACTTTGGGGCTGAATTTACTCAGGTATATGTACGTCATAAAAACAGGAAAATAGAGCCGAACAAGTATGCAGTTTGGGTTGAAAAAAATACGGTAGAGAAAAAGCTCAACACGCAAATTAACGAGCATACAACTACTATTGATAATAAGGTGGAAAAACCCTCTTAA
- a CDS encoding two-component system response regulator, whose amino-acid sequence MNSVMREENCILIADDDLDDQYMIKQAFSTVSVKEKVNTVSDGVELLDYLYKKGKYKDLEVSVPKIILLDLNMPKKDGRECLKEIKTNATLKKIPVVIYSTSSNPDDISFAYDNGASSYIIKPYSYQELVKVMEVFKNYWLLTVKTPAI is encoded by the coding sequence ATGAATTCAGTTATGAGAGAAGAAAATTGTATTCTTATTGCCGACGATGATCTCGATGATCAGTATATGATTAAACAGGCGTTTTCTACTGTGAGTGTAAAAGAAAAAGTGAACACTGTTTCAGATGGTGTTGAGTTGCTCGACTACTTATATAAGAAAGGAAAATATAAGGATCTGGAAGTATCCGTTCCGAAAATAATTCTCCTTGATTTAAATATGCCAAAGAAAGACGGTCGTGAATGCCTTAAAGAAATAAAAACAAACGCAACATTAAAAAAAATACCTGTAGTGATTTATAGTACAAGCAGCAACCCCGATGATATTTCTTTCGCCTACGATAACGGCGCGAGTAGTTATATTATTAAACCGTATTCCTACCAGGAATTAGTTAAAGTGATGGAAGTATTTAAGAATTACTGGTTACTAACAGTTAAAACCCCCGCTATTTAA